In Actinomadura citrea, a single window of DNA contains:
- a CDS encoding RNA polymerase sigma factor: MSDVDEAITRVHQDEWARVVASLTRRFGDLDIAEEAAAEAFATAVERWPADGVPPNPGAWLTTTANRKAIDRIRRESKRDDKHKEARMVYDDDPPEPLGAIDDDRLRLIFTCCHPALAMQTRVALTLRMVGGLTVPEIARAFLAQETAMERRITRAKAKIKAAGIPYRVPSAQDLPARVSGVLAVLYLVFNEGYLATGPDTDPVRHGLTAEAIRLTRLIRALLPDDGEAAGLLALMLLIEARRTARVSAGGELVALDEQDRGAWDATLIAEGHRLVRERLAAAAAGVAPGRYQILAAINAVHTSARDIRDTDWSQVVALYDQLVRLDQSPIIVLNRAVAVAELDGPEVALAAVDRLEDELAGYHAYHATRADLLRRLGRSRQSRAAYDKAIELAGNTAETAYLTRRRDQLR, encoded by the coding sequence GTGAGCGACGTCGATGAGGCGATCACCCGGGTCCATCAGGACGAGTGGGCGCGGGTGGTCGCCTCCCTGACCAGGCGCTTCGGCGACCTCGACATCGCCGAGGAGGCGGCCGCCGAGGCGTTCGCGACCGCCGTCGAGCGGTGGCCGGCCGATGGTGTGCCCCCCAACCCCGGCGCCTGGCTGACCACCACCGCCAACCGCAAGGCGATCGACCGGATCCGGCGCGAGAGCAAGCGCGACGACAAGCACAAGGAGGCTCGGATGGTGTACGACGACGACCCGCCCGAGCCTCTCGGCGCCATCGACGACGACCGTCTCCGGCTGATCTTCACCTGCTGTCACCCGGCGCTGGCGATGCAGACCCGCGTGGCGCTGACGCTGCGCATGGTCGGCGGCCTGACCGTGCCCGAGATCGCCCGCGCCTTCCTGGCGCAGGAGACCGCCATGGAGCGGCGGATCACCCGCGCGAAGGCCAAGATCAAGGCGGCCGGCATCCCCTATCGGGTGCCGTCCGCGCAGGATCTCCCGGCTCGGGTCTCGGGCGTACTCGCGGTGCTGTACCTGGTGTTCAACGAGGGCTACCTGGCGACCGGCCCCGACACCGATCCGGTACGTCACGGCCTGACCGCCGAGGCGATCCGGCTCACTCGCCTGATCCGCGCGCTCCTGCCGGACGACGGTGAGGCGGCCGGGCTGCTGGCGCTGATGCTCCTCATCGAGGCCCGCCGCACCGCCCGGGTCTCGGCCGGCGGCGAACTGGTCGCCCTCGACGAGCAGGACCGCGGGGCCTGGGACGCGACGCTGATCGCCGAGGGGCACCGGCTGGTGCGCGAGCGACTCGCCGCTGCCGCCGCCGGGGTGGCCCCGGGTCGCTACCAGATCCTCGCGGCGATCAACGCCGTGCACACCTCCGCCCGCGACATCCGCGACACCGACTGGTCGCAGGTCGTCGCCCTCTACGACCAGCTCGTCCGCCTCGACCAGTCGCCGATCATCGTCCTCAACCGGGCCGTCGCGGTCGCCGAGCTCGACGGCCCGGAGGTGGCACTGGCGGCCGTCGACCGTCTTGAGGACGAGCTGGCCGGTTATCACGCCTACCACGCCACCCGCGCCGATCTGCTGCGCCGGCTGGGCCGCAGCCGGCAGTCGCGCGCGGCCTACGACAAGGCCATCGAACTGGCCGGCAACACCGCCGAGACCGCGTACCTGACTCGCCGCCGCGACCAACTGCGGTAG
- a CDS encoding MFS transporter yields the protein MTTMTETRPTSSRSMWAILALVLLADALDVIDATVTNIAAPTIAMELHGGQGLIKWLGTAYMLAMGVLLMVGGRLGDKYGQRRLFLIGMAGFTAASAVAGLSPDPALLIVARATQGAFGALLIPQGMGIMTKTFSREMLTKAFGLFGPLLGAATVGGPVLAGFIIGADLFGLSWRPIFLINLVLGVIGLAVAVRILPHDDGDHSAVVDGWGSGLLAAAMFGLLYGLIEGSTNGWTTIPIAAIVAGLAFFAAFAHRQSTAADPLLKASLLRNRGFTSGLLVGLTVFAATIGLVYVLSLFLQEGLHASPRDAALALLPLTLGIIGSAFAAMGGLVAKLGRILIFIGLAIVLAGCGWVLALVIASGTGLGLWSLTPAFFVIGLGLGCCSSTIFDVAMGDINPDEAGSASGSLSSIQQLAAGMGSAAATSIFFQAADSGLDHAMKISLIVVLGLVALSVPLVTLMPRRAPEETHS from the coding sequence ATGACGACCATGACGGAGACCCGTCCGACGTCCTCGCGGTCGATGTGGGCGATCCTCGCGCTGGTGCTGCTCGCCGACGCGCTGGACGTGATCGACGCGACCGTCACCAACATCGCCGCGCCCACCATCGCCATGGAACTCCATGGCGGGCAGGGCCTGATCAAATGGCTGGGCACGGCGTACATGCTCGCCATGGGCGTGCTGCTCATGGTCGGCGGCCGGCTGGGCGACAAGTACGGGCAGCGCAGGCTCTTCCTGATCGGGATGGCCGGCTTCACGGCCGCCTCGGCGGTGGCGGGCCTGTCCCCCGACCCGGCACTGCTGATCGTGGCCCGGGCGACGCAGGGGGCCTTCGGTGCCCTGCTGATCCCGCAGGGCATGGGGATCATGACGAAGACGTTCTCGCGGGAGATGCTGACCAAGGCGTTCGGCCTGTTCGGCCCGCTGCTGGGGGCGGCCACCGTCGGCGGTCCGGTGCTGGCGGGCTTCATCATCGGCGCCGACCTGTTCGGCCTCTCCTGGCGCCCGATCTTTCTGATCAACCTGGTCCTGGGCGTGATCGGTCTGGCGGTGGCCGTCAGGATCCTGCCCCATGACGACGGCGACCACTCCGCGGTCGTCGACGGCTGGGGCTCGGGCCTGCTCGCCGCCGCGATGTTCGGCCTGCTGTACGGCCTGATCGAGGGCTCCACCAACGGGTGGACCACGATCCCGATCGCCGCGATCGTCGCCGGCCTGGCCTTCTTCGCCGCCTTCGCCCACCGCCAGTCGACCGCCGCCGACCCGCTGCTCAAAGCGTCCCTGCTGCGAAACCGAGGCTTCACCTCCGGCCTGCTCGTCGGGCTCACCGTCTTCGCCGCCACGATCGGCCTGGTCTACGTGCTGTCGCTGTTCCTGCAGGAGGGCCTGCACGCATCACCGCGCGACGCGGCGCTGGCCCTGCTGCCGCTGACGCTGGGCATCATCGGCTCCGCGTTCGCCGCCATGGGCGGCCTGGTCGCCAAGCTCGGCCGCATCCTGATCTTCATAGGGCTGGCCATCGTCCTGGCCGGCTGCGGCTGGGTGCTCGCCCTGGTCATCGCCTCGGGCACCGGCCTCGGCCTGTGGTCGCTCACCCCGGCGTTCTTCGTGATCGGCCTCGGACTGGGCTGCTGCTCCAGCACGATCTTCGACGTCGCCATGGGCGACATCAACCCCGACGAGGCCGGCAGCGCCAGCGGCTCGCTGAGCTCGATTCAGCAGCTCGCCGCGGGAATGGGATCGGCCGCAGCCACCTCGATCTTCTTCCAGGCCGCAGACTCGGGCCTCGACCACGCCATGAAGATCAGCCTGATCGTCGTCCTGGGACTGGTCGCCCTCAGCGTCCCGCTCGTCACCCTGATGCCCCGCAGGGCCCCGGAAGAGACCCATTCCTGA
- a CDS encoding YdcF family protein, translating into MPPDRLVNGERSMPEVTLGEAYRADVEILWNYHDMCHTIRPTDVAIGLGSHDLGVATLAAELYREGAAPRIVFTGANAPTTIERFPRGEAVHYRDHAIGLGVPGEAILVEPEATNTGQNIEFTRRLLASRGIEVRSATLISRPYQQRRAYSTAKKLWPELEVVCASRPLPLDEYIGSIGDVNRVINMLVGDTQRIMVYPGRGFAIPQDMPPEVEAAYRRLVEAGFTSRLVR; encoded by the coding sequence ATGCCGCCGGACCGCCTGGTGAATGGCGAAAGGTCCATGCCCGAGGTGACGTTGGGCGAGGCGTACCGCGCCGATGTGGAAATTCTGTGGAACTACCACGACATGTGCCACACGATCCGGCCCACCGACGTCGCCATCGGGCTCGGTAGCCATGATCTCGGTGTCGCCACCCTCGCGGCGGAGCTCTACCGGGAGGGGGCGGCCCCTCGCATCGTCTTCACCGGGGCCAACGCGCCGACGACGATCGAGCGGTTCCCGCGCGGCGAAGCCGTCCACTACCGCGACCACGCCATCGGACTCGGCGTACCCGGTGAGGCGATCCTGGTCGAACCCGAAGCCACCAATACCGGCCAGAACATCGAGTTCACCCGCAGGTTGCTCGCGAGCCGCGGGATCGAAGTTCGCTCAGCGACGCTGATCTCTCGGCCCTACCAGCAGCGCCGCGCCTACTCCACCGCCAAGAAGCTGTGGCCGGAACTCGAGGTCGTCTGCGCGTCGCGGCCGCTCCCTTTGGACGAGTACATCGGGAGCATCGGGGACGTGAACCGCGTGATCAACATGCTGGTGGGCGACACGCAGCGCATCATGGTCTACCCAGGCCGAGGATTCGCCATCCCACAGGATATGCCGCCCGAAGTCGAAGCGGCTTATCGTCGGCTGGTCGAGGCCGGTTTCACCAGCAGGCTCGTCCGATAG
- a CDS encoding TetR/AcrR family transcriptional regulator — protein sequence MAEGGGSRRRGAALEEAILGAAAEVLRESGAGGLTMDEVARRAGTNKNAIYRRWPNRVALGVAAYRRLADAEVTVPDTGSLREDALTLLRRANSTWSSPYGEILRGLIAAAGGAPELLAELRDGGGGAYEAAWLTVLGRAVARGEAAAEALHPRVASTPVALLRNEYMTRGVPAVPDGVLVEIVEEVFLPLVRGRATLS from the coding sequence ATGGCTGAGGGTGGGGGGTCGCGGCGGCGGGGGGCCGCGCTGGAGGAGGCGATCCTGGGGGCGGCCGCCGAGGTGCTGCGGGAGTCCGGTGCCGGTGGCCTGACCATGGACGAGGTGGCGCGGCGGGCCGGGACGAACAAGAACGCGATCTACCGGCGGTGGCCGAACCGCGTCGCGCTCGGTGTCGCCGCGTACCGCCGGCTGGCCGACGCGGAGGTCACGGTGCCGGACACCGGTTCGCTGCGTGAGGACGCTCTGACCCTGCTGCGCCGCGCGAACAGCACGTGGTCGTCGCCGTACGGGGAGATCCTGCGCGGACTGATCGCCGCGGCCGGGGGTGCGCCGGAACTGCTCGCCGAACTCCGGGACGGCGGTGGCGGTGCTTACGAGGCGGCGTGGCTGACGGTGCTCGGCCGGGCGGTGGCTCGTGGCGAGGCCGCGGCCGAGGCGCTGCACCCGCGGGTCGCGTCCACACCGGTGGCGCTGCTGCGGAACGAGTACATGACGCGGGGCGTCCCGGCCGTGCCGGACGGCGTTCTCGTCGAGATCGTGGAGGAGGTCTTCCTGCCGCTGGTCCGGGGGCGCGCCACGCTCAGTTGA
- a CDS encoding LacI family DNA-binding transcriptional regulator gives MARNDRQRPATLRTIAQAAGVDVSTVSRVLNGSPEDAQRAASRETAEEIRRWAARLDYRPNPHATSLRTQRSNLVGVLVPRLSDLVLATIYEGIEDAAARHGLATFVMNSHDRPEQQRARTELALSRHVDGLVFGDAHTGAAFLDEIAERRVPFVLVSRHTGRHPSVTCDDRLGGRLVADHLLALGHRRVGVIAGEPFASTGADRTAGFVDRYREAGFPVPGSHVVNSGFDAAGGRAAAERLLRHDPRPTAVFAVNDFAAIGALGVLRDQGLRPGKDIAVAGYNDTPLAAELPIPLTSVRSPMHEMGARALDLLVDLLAGRATPSERLPPRLVVRASTDPAPRTVN, from the coding sequence GTGGCCCGCAACGACCGGCAGCGGCCCGCGACGCTGCGGACCATCGCGCAGGCGGCGGGCGTCGACGTCTCCACCGTCTCCCGGGTGCTCAACGGCTCCCCCGAGGACGCCCAGCGCGCCGCGTCCCGCGAGACCGCCGAGGAGATCCGGCGCTGGGCCGCCCGGCTGGACTACCGCCCCAACCCGCACGCCACGAGCCTGCGCACCCAGCGCAGCAACCTCGTCGGCGTCCTGGTCCCCCGGCTGTCCGACCTGGTGCTCGCCACGATCTACGAGGGCATCGAGGACGCCGCCGCCCGGCACGGCCTCGCCACCTTCGTCATGAACAGCCACGACCGGCCGGAGCAGCAGCGGGCGCGCACCGAGCTGGCGCTGTCCCGGCACGTCGACGGCCTGGTCTTCGGCGACGCGCACACCGGCGCCGCGTTCCTCGACGAGATCGCCGAGCGGCGCGTCCCGTTCGTCCTGGTCAGCCGGCACACCGGCCGGCACCCGTCGGTCACCTGCGACGACCGCCTCGGCGGACGCCTGGTCGCCGACCACCTGCTCGCCCTCGGCCACCGGCGGGTGGGCGTCATCGCGGGCGAGCCCTTCGCCAGCACCGGCGCCGACCGCACCGCCGGCTTCGTCGACCGGTACCGGGAAGCGGGCTTCCCCGTGCCCGGCTCCCACGTCGTCAACTCCGGCTTCGACGCCGCCGGCGGCCGAGCCGCCGCCGAACGCCTCCTGCGGCACGACCCCCGGCCCACCGCCGTCTTCGCCGTCAACGACTTCGCGGCCATCGGCGCGCTCGGCGTCCTGCGCGACCAGGGCCTGCGCCCCGGCAAGGACATCGCCGTCGCCGGCTACAACGACACCCCCCTCGCGGCGGAGTTGCCCATCCCGCTCACCAGCGTGCGCTCGCCCATGCACGAGATGGGCGCGCGAGCGCTCGACCTGCTCGTCGATCTGCTCGCCGGACGGGCGACCCCGTCCGAGCGCCTGCCTCCCCGCCTCGTCGTCCGGGCCTCCACCGACCCCGCGCCGAGGACGGTCAACTGA
- a CDS encoding amidase has protein sequence MIGLPPEAGWFARRTVAELAGALRDGRSSPGELVERALAEASRLEGLNAFVTVDGAGARGAAERAGRELAAGLDRGPLHGIPIAVKDVVDTAGLRTTMGSRHHADRVPEQDAECVRRLRAAGAVIVGKTTTHEFAFGPTGDRSLNGATRNPYGDGRLAGGSSSGSAAAVAAGIVPLAVGTDTGGSVRIPAACCGIVALKPTLGAVPSDGVFPVSSSLDTVGPMARTAGDCLLLWNALAGREAPDPDVSGVRVGWVAPDAVHPVDPRVTAAARAMLGPLPVRDVAVPDIARLRWAYTAIQSGEVHRLHAGRMAAAPELYDAEVLARLRAAGRITAEDTATARELRERVRRAVTALFGRFELLAMPTVPVVAPPLGARTLALNGTPVDVRAALLAYTSPWSVLGLPAVSLPAALVDGLPAGLQLIARPGAERLLLAAARRLTKTTSTTPAQP, from the coding sequence GTGATCGGCCTGCCGCCGGAGGCGGGCTGGTTCGCCCGGCGGACGGTCGCGGAACTGGCCGGCGCCCTCCGGGACGGGCGGTCGTCGCCGGGCGAGCTGGTGGAGCGGGCGCTGGCCGAGGCGTCCAGGCTCGAAGGGCTCAACGCGTTCGTCACCGTCGACGGGGCCGGGGCGCGCGGGGCGGCGGAGCGCGCCGGACGGGAACTGGCCGCCGGCCTGGACCGCGGTCCCCTCCATGGCATCCCCATCGCGGTCAAGGACGTCGTCGACACCGCGGGGCTGCGCACCACGATGGGGTCCCGCCACCACGCGGACCGGGTGCCCGAGCAGGACGCCGAGTGCGTGCGCCGGTTGCGCGCGGCCGGCGCGGTCATCGTCGGGAAGACCACGACCCACGAGTTCGCCTTCGGACCGACGGGCGACCGCTCGCTGAACGGGGCGACGCGCAACCCCTACGGGGACGGGCGTCTCGCCGGAGGATCCAGCAGCGGGTCCGCCGCGGCCGTGGCGGCCGGGATCGTGCCGCTCGCGGTGGGCACCGACACCGGCGGCTCGGTGCGCATCCCCGCCGCGTGCTGCGGGATCGTCGCGCTCAAGCCCACCCTCGGCGCCGTGCCGTCCGACGGGGTCTTCCCGGTTTCGTCCTCCCTGGACACGGTGGGCCCGATGGCGCGGACCGCCGGCGACTGCCTGCTGCTGTGGAACGCCCTGGCCGGGCGGGAGGCCCCGGACCCGGACGTCTCCGGTGTCCGCGTCGGCTGGGTGGCGCCGGACGCCGTCCATCCGGTCGACCCGCGCGTGACCGCCGCGGCCCGCGCCATGCTGGGACCGCTGCCCGTGCGGGACGTCGCCGTCCCCGACATCGCGCGGTTGCGCTGGGCGTACACCGCGATCCAGAGCGGCGAGGTCCACCGGCTCCACGCGGGACGGATGGCGGCCGCGCCGGAACTCTACGACGCGGAGGTACTGGCGCGGCTGCGCGCGGCCGGACGGATCACCGCCGAGGACACCGCCACGGCCCGCGAGCTGCGGGAACGGGTCCGCAGGGCGGTGACGGCCCTCTTCGGCCGCTTCGAACTCCTCGCCATGCCCACCGTTCCGGTCGTCGCTCCGCCGCTGGGCGCCCGGACCCTGGCGCTGAACGGGACGCCGGTCGACGTCCGCGCGGCACTCCTGGCGTACACGAGCCCCTGGAGCGTGCTCGGGCTTCCCGCCGTCAGCCTGCCCGCCGCCCTCGTCGACGGGCTGCCCGCCGGCCTGCAACTGATCGCCCGGCCGGGCGCCGAGCGCCTGCTCCTCGCCGCGGCGCGCCGCCTGACGAAGACGACGTCCACCACCCCAGCGCAGCCATGA
- a CDS encoding nitrilase family protein, with product MPAVSPVTAAAVQFDPQVGLENKDGNVRRSIELINEAADRGATLIVLPELAGTGYGFADREEAYAHAEPVPGGPTTRAWAALARERGLHIVGGVAECDGVRLYDTAVLIGPDGVIGTYRKTHLWNREKLYFEPGDLGFPVFPTRIGRIGLLICWDIWFPEVARLLAVQGADVICSVNNWVWTPPPLFDEAGRCMAAYLTMTASHVNNLPIVAANRVGEERGGRFLGCSLITGTGGWPIGSVAPAEGEATVYADLDLAAARSAPIWNDLNDLVRDRRTDLYDPLLGYRGGDAFPR from the coding sequence ATGCCCGCAGTCAGCCCGGTCACCGCGGCCGCCGTGCAGTTCGACCCCCAGGTCGGCCTGGAGAACAAGGACGGGAACGTCCGGCGAAGCATCGAACTGATCAACGAGGCCGCGGACCGGGGGGCGACGCTGATCGTGCTCCCGGAACTGGCCGGTACGGGATACGGGTTCGCCGATCGCGAGGAGGCGTACGCGCACGCGGAGCCCGTCCCGGGCGGGCCCACCACGCGGGCGTGGGCGGCGCTCGCCCGGGAGCGCGGCCTGCACATCGTCGGCGGCGTGGCCGAGTGCGACGGTGTGCGGCTCTACGACACGGCGGTGCTCATCGGCCCGGACGGGGTGATCGGCACCTACCGGAAGACCCACCTGTGGAACCGGGAGAAGCTGTACTTCGAGCCCGGCGACCTCGGCTTCCCCGTCTTCCCGACCAGGATCGGCCGCATCGGCCTGCTGATCTGCTGGGACATCTGGTTCCCCGAGGTGGCGCGGCTCCTCGCCGTCCAGGGCGCGGACGTGATCTGCAGCGTGAACAACTGGGTGTGGACGCCGCCGCCGCTCTTCGACGAGGCGGGCCGGTGCATGGCCGCCTACCTGACGATGACCGCGTCGCACGTCAACAACCTCCCGATCGTCGCGGCGAACCGGGTCGGGGAGGAGCGCGGAGGCAGGTTCCTCGGATGCTCCCTCATCACGGGCACGGGCGGCTGGCCGATCGGCTCCGTCGCGCCCGCGGAGGGCGAGGCGACCGTCTACGCCGATCTCGACCTCGCGGCGGCGCGGTCGGCGCCGATCTGGAACGACCTCAACGACCTCGTCCGGGACCGGCGCACCGATCTGTACGATCCACTGCTCGGCTATCGCGGCGGCGACGCGTTCCCCCGCTGA
- a CDS encoding alpha/beta fold hydrolase gives MPTVQFTRDGTVLGAEIRDGDGPPVVLLPGVMADAATWRPVVEHLDLPNPVLVLDRRGRAGSGPLGPGYSVRTEVDDLHHVLGSLGDLGLSGGTHLFGWSYGGLIALEAAIGRTDLRSLTLYEPVARPFAPEALGPLREAIGRNDLDRAVELVNTAVSGFSDAYVAELRRSPVWNVLRPLAEPLADELGAIDDHRPAFGAFAELDVPVTLLLGAVNEGRPPYGTAFAQFERAMPRARVVRLPGEGHLAHASAPRLLAERITDAVKAR, from the coding sequence TTGCCTACCGTCCAGTTCACCCGTGACGGCACCGTCCTCGGCGCCGAGATCCGCGACGGCGACGGCCCCCCGGTGGTGCTGCTCCCGGGCGTCATGGCGGACGCCGCCACCTGGCGTCCCGTCGTCGAGCACCTCGACCTTCCGAACCCCGTCCTCGTGCTCGATCGCCGCGGTCGGGCCGGGAGCGGACCGCTCGGACCCGGCTACTCGGTCCGCACCGAGGTGGACGACCTCCATCACGTCCTCGGAAGCCTCGGCGATCTCGGTCTCTCCGGTGGGACGCACCTGTTCGGCTGGAGCTACGGCGGCCTGATCGCGCTGGAGGCCGCGATCGGCCGCACCGACCTGCGCTCGCTCACCCTGTACGAGCCGGTGGCCCGCCCGTTCGCCCCGGAGGCGCTGGGGCCGCTGCGCGAGGCGATCGGCCGGAACGACCTCGACCGTGCCGTGGAGCTCGTCAACACCGCCGTGTCCGGCTTCTCGGACGCGTATGTCGCCGAGCTTCGGCGGAGCCCGGTGTGGAACGTCCTTCGCCCGCTGGCGGAGCCTCTCGCGGACGAGCTCGGCGCCATCGACGACCACCGGCCCGCCTTCGGCGCCTTCGCGGAACTCGATGTGCCGGTCACCCTGCTCCTCGGAGCGGTCAACGAGGGGCGGCCGCCCTACGGGACCGCGTTCGCGCAGTTCGAGCGGGCGATGCCGCGAGCACGGGTGGTCCGCCTCCCGGGGGAGGGCCACCTCGCCCACGCCTCCGCTCCCCGTCTGCTCGCCGAGCGGATCACTGACGCGGTGAAGGCGCGCTGA
- the cydC gene encoding thiol reductant ABC exporter subunit CydC has translation MIFRLLRFARPARGRLALAVLFGVLALGSGVGLMATSAWLISRAAQHPPVLMLMVAIVAVRAFGLGRGVFRYVERLVGHDATFRILADLRARVYERLERLAPAGLPSFRGGDLLNRLVADVDAVQDLFLRVLLPCTVAAVVGGASVGLAWLLLPSAGVVLLLALLLAGVVAPWLSGVVSRRAERRTTDLRGELTSHVVDTLQGAPELIAYGAAPEQLARAAQLDRDFTRATARSATTTGLGAAISALAGGLAVWGSLAVGVPAVRSGALDGVLLAVVVLLPLAAFEVVAGLPLAAQYLERVRRSAARIFAVLDRPSPVQEPDAPAPLPAAPYTLSVEDLRARWTPSAPYALDGVSLDLAPGRRCAIVGPSGSGKTTLTAVLLRFLEPAGGRTSLNGVDLRALSGDDVRRVVGLCAQDAHLFDSTIGENVRLARPSATDEEIRDALRRARLLDWVESLPDGLATRVGEHGAQVSGGQRQRIALARALLADFPILLLDEPAEHLDIATADELTADLLGATEGRTTLLVTHRLAGLDAVDEIIVLDEGRVADRGAHTDLVSRPGPYRALWQREQATAPAPQLA, from the coding sequence ATGATCTTCCGGCTTCTCCGGTTCGCGCGTCCGGCGCGGGGACGGCTCGCGCTGGCGGTGCTGTTCGGGGTGCTGGCCCTCGGCAGCGGGGTCGGGCTGATGGCGACGTCGGCGTGGCTGATCTCGCGGGCGGCGCAGCATCCGCCGGTGCTCATGCTGATGGTCGCGATCGTGGCGGTCCGCGCGTTCGGGCTGGGGCGGGGCGTGTTCCGGTACGTCGAACGCCTCGTCGGGCATGACGCGACGTTCCGGATCCTCGCCGACCTGCGGGCGCGGGTGTACGAGCGGCTGGAAAGGCTCGCACCTGCCGGGCTTCCCTCCTTCCGCGGCGGCGACCTCCTGAACCGGCTGGTCGCGGACGTCGACGCCGTCCAGGACCTGTTCCTGCGGGTGCTGCTGCCCTGCACCGTGGCGGCGGTCGTCGGCGGCGCCTCCGTCGGGCTCGCCTGGCTGCTGCTTCCCTCAGCGGGCGTCGTCCTCCTGCTGGCCCTGCTGCTCGCCGGAGTCGTCGCCCCCTGGCTGTCGGGCGTCGTCTCCCGCCGGGCCGAACGCCGCACGACCGACCTGCGCGGCGAGCTCACCTCGCACGTCGTCGACACGCTGCAGGGCGCGCCGGAGCTCATCGCTTACGGCGCCGCTCCCGAGCAGCTCGCCAGGGCCGCGCAACTCGATCGCGACTTCACGCGCGCCACGGCCCGGTCCGCGACGACCACCGGGCTCGGCGCCGCCATCTCCGCCCTCGCCGGTGGTCTGGCCGTCTGGGGCAGTCTCGCCGTCGGCGTACCGGCCGTCCGCTCAGGTGCCCTCGACGGCGTCCTGCTCGCGGTCGTCGTCCTCCTCCCGCTGGCCGCATTCGAAGTCGTCGCCGGGCTGCCCCTGGCCGCGCAGTACCTGGAGCGGGTCCGCCGTTCGGCGGCGCGCATCTTCGCGGTCCTGGACCGTCCGTCCCCAGTTCAGGAGCCGGACGCCCCGGCACCCCTGCCTGCGGCGCCCTACACGCTCTCGGTCGAGGACCTGCGAGCCCGGTGGACGCCCAGCGCGCCTTACGCCCTCGACGGCGTCTCCCTGGACCTGGCGCCAGGCCGCCGTTGCGCGATCGTCGGCCCGAGCGGATCGGGCAAGACCACCCTGACGGCCGTGCTGCTCCGCTTCCTGGAGCCCGCCGGCGGCCGGACGTCCCTCAACGGCGTGGACCTGCGCGCCCTCTCCGGCGACGACGTCCGCCGGGTCGTCGGCCTCTGCGCCCAGGACGCGCACCTGTTCGACTCCACGATCGGCGAGAACGTCCGCCTGGCCCGCCCGTCCGCCACCGACGAGGAGATCCGCGACGCGCTGCGCCGCGCCCGGCTCCTCGACTGGGTCGAGTCCCTCCCGGACGGCCTCGCCACCCGCGTCGGCGAGCACGGCGCCCAGGTCTCCGGGGGGCAGCGCCAGCGCATCGCCCTGGCCCGCGCCCTCCTCGCCGACTTCCCGATCCTGCTCCTCGACGAGCCCGCGGAGCACCTCGACATCGCTACCGCCGACGAGCTGACCGCCGACCTCCTCGGCGCCACCGAAGGCCGGACGACCCTCCTGGTCACCCACCGCCTCGCCGGCCTGGACGCCGTCGACGAGATCATCGTCCTGGACGAGGGCCGCGTCGCCGACCGGGGCGCCCACACCGACCTCGTGAGCCGCCCCGGCCCCTACCGCGCACTCTGGCAACGCGAGCAGGCCACCGCACCGGCTCCCCAACTCGCGTGA